A window of the Iodobacter fluviatilis genome harbors these coding sequences:
- a CDS encoding ATP-binding protein encodes MFQIREIEMVHWDFWRAIRVPLDAQIVTIVGPNGSGKTTMLDALRTLLALRCSGRRDYKRYVRNNKENFAWLRGVVSNPRRGEGGLFPYLFFPITSPEVTLFCRVKKQGGDWVRHYAIAEGVVELTPETESGLQWLGVNEYKRRLESAGLTAAIAEVLALEQGDTDKLCEYSPKALLDLVFQVFGDKQVLDNYQDAKLRLKETEGELGKVEQQMAQIGLDVERMKLRSNSFLEWQALQRDVVRLEKDVVPGLKYLEQWDGLLAGLTQFRLAKTNLRAKKQELDELNLAYSEFDQRREAAMVGEREAKQAYDNHFALFQQVRDAARDTEKLLKEEVRLRELAESEHGRDAVSINDRLLALKEQLASLRQWLRTAKEERQQLADMQNTLQAGRAPSPDFTRNMRSALDEAAIPHQVLTEIVEVTDASWQQAVEALLAPYRHIVLLKRASDRNRAWEIAQRLRYRHFIVPDSEPVPRANKGSVLEVVDFNGDAPSWVVQLLNRTQRVVTVEAGGKVDGDWITKEGYHKERRGGRDISVRPSDFAFGEAARQSRLGDALSRLKVLNHQILDAEARDVDLSRDISAHTEQLMGMQAVVQLAARQEEFAAAAARFPGEQESVQTLGAELAAAQAAWEAARDAREELRVGFERSKDQRERLAGQVNYQQDQAQRQQLEIHKQLRQLRELKTSMQDHLSDVSALNAVREQFGSVREVQHLLERQRQQLANGSWETDETILARRDKLQNDYDAVQRDAEVHYKEVQRTGELTHEARAAYINKLRATVRAYCRNIARLGELAGIDVEAEMPHLDNDDAVLAQAGLAARFNFDQKGMMGMNDGEASGGQQVMKSLILLIGLMMDDANPSGFVFIDEPFAHLDIFNIDRVGAFLKATQAQYLITTPLTHNTNVYAPSDLTLTTRKKRPGDTWAPLILQTRRRVETAQQELIV; translated from the coding sequence ATGTTTCAGATTCGTGAAATTGAAATGGTCCATTGGGATTTCTGGCGTGCGATTCGCGTGCCGCTGGATGCCCAGATTGTGACTATTGTTGGGCCAAATGGCTCAGGCAAAACGACGATGCTGGATGCGCTGCGCACCCTGCTGGCTCTGCGCTGCTCGGGCCGCCGCGATTACAAGCGCTATGTTCGTAATAATAAAGAAAACTTTGCTTGGCTGCGTGGAGTGGTCTCCAACCCGCGTCGTGGCGAAGGCGGCTTGTTCCCCTATTTGTTTTTCCCCATTACCAGCCCTGAAGTCACGCTGTTTTGTCGCGTAAAAAAACAAGGTGGCGATTGGGTGCGTCATTACGCCATTGCCGAAGGTGTGGTTGAGCTAACGCCAGAAACGGAAAGCGGCTTGCAATGGCTGGGGGTGAATGAATACAAGCGCCGTCTTGAATCGGCAGGCTTGACTGCTGCGATTGCTGAAGTATTGGCGCTCGAGCAGGGCGACACCGATAAGCTGTGTGAGTACAGCCCAAAAGCTTTGCTTGATTTGGTTTTCCAGGTATTTGGCGATAAGCAAGTGCTGGATAACTATCAGGATGCCAAGCTGCGCCTCAAAGAAACTGAAGGTGAGCTGGGAAAAGTCGAGCAACAGATGGCACAGATTGGGCTTGATGTGGAGCGGATGAAGCTGCGCTCTAATAGCTTTTTGGAATGGCAGGCATTGCAACGCGATGTGGTTCGCCTAGAAAAAGATGTGGTGCCAGGCCTTAAATACCTTGAGCAGTGGGATGGTTTGTTGGCAGGCTTGACTCAGTTTCGCTTGGCTAAAACCAATTTGCGGGCCAAGAAGCAGGAGTTGGATGAATTAAATCTGGCGTATTCGGAGTTTGATCAACGCCGCGAAGCCGCCATGGTGGGCGAGCGTGAAGCCAAGCAGGCTTACGATAATCACTTTGCTCTGTTTCAACAGGTGCGTGATGCAGCCCGTGATACAGAAAAACTACTGAAAGAAGAGGTGCGGCTACGTGAGCTGGCCGAGTCAGAACATGGCCGTGATGCGGTCAGTATTAACGACCGCTTACTGGCCTTAAAAGAACAGCTTGCCAGCTTAAGACAGTGGTTGCGTACCGCCAAAGAAGAGCGCCAGCAGCTGGCCGATATGCAAAATACTCTGCAAGCGGGTAGAGCGCCATCGCCAGATTTTACCCGGAACATGCGCTCTGCCTTGGATGAGGCGGCGATTCCGCATCAGGTGTTAACTGAAATTGTTGAAGTCACCGATGCGAGCTGGCAGCAGGCAGTGGAAGCCTTGCTGGCTCCTTATCGTCACATCGTTTTGCTTAAGCGGGCCAGTGATCGAAACCGCGCATGGGAAATTGCCCAGCGCTTACGCTACCGCCACTTTATTGTGCCTGATAGTGAGCCTGTGCCGCGCGCCAATAAAGGCTCGGTGCTGGAAGTGGTGGATTTCAATGGCGATGCGCCAAGCTGGGTCGTGCAATTGCTTAACCGCACTCAGCGTGTTGTTACGGTTGAAGCGGGTGGTAAGGTCGATGGCGACTGGATCACCAAAGAGGGTTATCACAAAGAGCGCCGTGGTGGCCGCGATATTAGCGTACGCCCAAGTGATTTTGCCTTTGGTGAGGCCGCAAGACAATCACGCTTAGGCGATGCGCTGAGCCGCTTAAAAGTATTGAATCATCAAATTTTAGATGCAGAAGCGCGTGATGTAGATTTAAGCCGCGATATTAGCGCGCATACCGAGCAATTGATGGGTATGCAGGCGGTGGTACAGCTGGCGGCGCGTCAGGAAGAATTTGCCGCTGCCGCAGCACGTTTCCCAGGAGAGCAGGAGTCGGTGCAAACCTTGGGTGCCGAGCTGGCCGCAGCGCAGGCTGCTTGGGAAGCCGCACGGGATGCGCGTGAAGAATTGCGCGTGGGTTTTGAGCGCAGCAAAGATCAGCGCGAGCGTCTGGCTGGGCAAGTGAATTATCAGCAAGATCAGGCGCAGCGTCAGCAGTTGGAAATCCACAAGCAATTGCGCCAGCTGCGCGAGCTAAAAACCAGTATGCAGGATCATTTAAGCGATGTATCTGCGTTGAATGCAGTGCGTGAGCAATTTGGCAGCGTGCGTGAAGTGCAGCATTTGCTAGAGCGCCAACGCCAGCAGCTGGCTAATGGGTCTTGGGAAACTGATGAAACGATTCTGGCCCGCCGCGATAAACTGCAAAATGATTACGATGCGGTGCAGCGTGATGCCGAAGTGCATTACAAAGAAGTGCAGCGTACTGGCGAGCTGACGCATGAAGCCCGTGCCGCCTATATTAATAAGCTACGTGCCACGGTGCGTGCTTACTGCCGCAATATTGCCCGTCTGGGCGAGCTGGCAGGGATTGATGTAGAAGCCGAAATGCCGCATCTGGATAACGATGATGCGGTGCTGGCGCAAGCGGGCTTGGCGGCGCGTTTCAATTTTGACCAGAAAGGCATGATGGGCATGAACGACGGTGAAGCGTCGGGTGGCCAGCAGGTAATGAAATCTTTGATTCTGCTGATTGGCTTGATGATGGATGACGCCAATCCATCGGGCTTTGTGTTTATTGACGAGCCGTTCGCTCACTTGGATATCTTTAATATTGATCGCGTTGGCGCATTCTTAAAGGCCACTCAGGCGCAGTATTTAATTACCACGCCACTCACGCACAATACCAATGTTTACGCGCCATCTGATTTGACGCTGACCACACGCAAAAAGCGCCCAGGGGATACTTGGGCACCGCTTATTCTTCAGACTCGTCGCCGGGTTGAAACAGCACAACAAGAGTTGATTGTATGA
- a CDS encoding THUMP domain-containing class I SAM-dependent RNA methyltransferase — protein sequence MKQVFHFFAPCPRGLEGPLVAELEALGADQIKATDGGVGFAGSWVLMYEANLQSRIASRILWRVAEKSWKTEDDLYAMARDLDWAEMFSVDCTIKVGVTAYRVPQIRSPEFVALRIKDGICDRFRLKGGKRPSVDTAEPDMRIQLYLTDRNATLYLDTSGDALFKRGYRIETGDAPMRENLAAGILRLIGWTPAEALYDPMCGSATFLIEAAMIARKIAPGARREFAFQKMRLHSEDMWQEQVAAARAAETKEIFPIYGSDVSAAAIAHAQANLDYARFDDTIHLKQLNAMDAKPPVDMAGVWLSNPPYGVRLDEKEKLAELYPQWGDALKKRFSGWRAYFLTADMDITKHMGLKASKRTPLYNGGLECRLFEYKMVAGGMRRKPAGSDE from the coding sequence ATGAAACAAGTATTCCATTTTTTCGCCCCCTGCCCACGAGGTCTTGAAGGGCCGCTCGTTGCTGAATTAGAAGCACTCGGCGCTGATCAGATTAAAGCAACCGATGGCGGGGTAGGTTTCGCTGGTTCTTGGGTGCTGATGTACGAAGCCAATCTGCAATCCCGTATTGCCAGCCGTATTCTTTGGCGCGTGGCAGAAAAAAGCTGGAAAACAGAAGACGATCTTTACGCCATGGCGCGTGATTTAGATTGGGCCGAAATGTTTTCAGTGGATTGCACCATTAAGGTAGGCGTTACGGCTTACCGCGTACCGCAGATTCGCAGCCCAGAATTTGTGGCGCTGCGAATTAAAGACGGTATTTGCGATCGCTTCCGTCTGAAAGGGGGCAAGCGCCCAAGTGTGGATACCGCTGAGCCAGATATGCGTATCCAGCTTTATCTTACTGATCGCAATGCCACCCTTTATTTAGATACCTCAGGCGACGCGCTGTTTAAGCGTGGCTACCGTATCGAAACTGGGGACGCGCCGATGCGCGAAAATCTCGCTGCAGGGATTTTGCGTTTGATTGGCTGGACGCCGGCCGAAGCGCTGTACGATCCAATGTGTGGTTCGGCTACCTTCTTAATTGAAGCTGCCATGATTGCACGAAAAATTGCACCAGGTGCGCGTCGCGAATTTGCCTTCCAGAAAATGCGTTTGCATAGCGAAGACATGTGGCAAGAGCAGGTTGCTGCTGCGCGTGCGGCTGAAACCAAAGAAATTTTCCCTATCTATGGTAGCGATGTTTCGGCGGCTGCTATTGCGCATGCCCAGGCTAATTTGGATTACGCCCGCTTTGACGACACCATTCATTTAAAACAACTGAACGCGATGGATGCTAAGCCGCCGGTAGATATGGCCGGTGTCTGGCTTTCCAACCCGCCGTATGGTGTGCGGCTGGATGAGAAAGAAAAACTGGCTGAGCTTTATCCTCAGTGGGGCGATGCCTTGAAAAAGCGCTTCTCAGGTTGGAGAGCTTATTTCCTGACTGCCGATATGGATATCACCAAGCATATGGGCCTTAAAGCATCTAAACGCACACCACTCTATAACGGTGGCTTAGAGTGTCGTTTGTTTGAATACAAGATGGTTGCCGGTGGAATGCGCAGAAAGCCCGCAGGTTCAGACGAGTAA
- a CDS encoding cobyric acid synthase codes for MPTLMIQGCTSDAGKTTIVAALCRILLRRGIKVAPFKPQNMALNSAVTSDAGEIGRAQAMQAVAAGIAPHTDFNPVLLKPSSDCRAQIIIQGKSIGNLDAVDYHAYKQTAKKAVFESWGRLKEQYEWVIVEGAGSPAEINLRAGDIANMGFAEEADCPVWLVADIDRGGVFAHFIGTLACLSESEQARISGFIINRFRGDLSLLQGGIDWLEQKTGKPVIAVVPYLHGLDIAAEDAVPRTAGNGGDFKIVIATLPHISNHTDFDPLRRIAGVDCSYATPNQPLPAADLIVIPGSKNTRGDLAWLRQQGWDKQIEKHLRFGGKVIGICGGYQMLGQTIADPLGLEGEAGDSKGLGWLPIVTSLEQDKQLRNLSGQLIANGETVTGYEIHHGETQIIDSAATPLIKYANEHDGIITDQVLGCYLHGLFDSSAALTSLLAWAGHQFAEVVDHQQLLEQEIDRLSDALDQAIDWKKAKQADLNIS; via the coding sequence ATGCCCACTCTTATGATTCAAGGCTGCACCTCGGATGCAGGCAAGACCACCATTGTTGCCGCGCTCTGCCGTATTCTCCTGCGCCGTGGCATCAAAGTTGCACCATTTAAGCCACAAAATATGGCGCTCAATAGTGCGGTCACCAGCGATGCAGGTGAGATTGGCCGCGCCCAAGCCATGCAAGCCGTTGCCGCTGGCATCGCCCCGCATACCGATTTCAACCCGGTATTACTCAAGCCCTCCAGCGATTGCCGTGCCCAAATCATTATTCAAGGTAAAAGCATCGGCAATCTGGATGCAGTTGATTACCACGCCTATAAGCAAACGGCTAAAAAAGCCGTATTTGAATCATGGGGGCGCTTAAAAGAGCAATATGAATGGGTGATTGTTGAAGGCGCGGGCAGCCCTGCCGAAATCAATTTACGCGCAGGTGATATTGCCAATATGGGCTTTGCCGAAGAAGCCGATTGCCCGGTATGGTTAGTTGCCGATATCGATCGGGGCGGTGTATTTGCTCACTTTATTGGCACACTTGCCTGCCTTTCCGAATCAGAACAGGCGAGGATTAGCGGCTTTATCATCAACCGTTTTCGGGGTGATTTAAGCCTGTTGCAAGGTGGAATTGACTGGCTAGAACAAAAAACCGGCAAACCCGTCATCGCCGTCGTCCCCTATTTGCACGGGTTGGATATCGCAGCAGAAGACGCCGTACCTCGCACAGCAGGCAATGGCGGCGACTTTAAAATCGTTATCGCCACCCTGCCGCATATTTCCAACCACACCGATTTCGACCCACTACGCCGCATTGCTGGCGTCGATTGCAGCTACGCCACGCCCAATCAGCCTTTGCCCGCTGCCGATCTGATCGTCATCCCCGGCAGCAAAAACACCCGTGGCGATCTGGCATGGCTACGCCAGCAGGGTTGGGATAAACAGATCGAAAAACACCTACGCTTTGGTGGCAAAGTCATCGGCATTTGCGGCGGCTACCAAATGCTAGGCCAAACCATCGCCGATCCGCTCGGGCTGGAAGGCGAAGCAGGAGACTCTAAAGGGCTGGGCTGGCTGCCTATTGTCACATCGCTGGAGCAAGACAAGCAGCTGCGTAATTTATCCGGGCAACTCATCGCAAATGGTGAAACGGTAACAGGTTACGAAATCCACCATGGCGAAACCCAAATCATAGATTCAGCAGCCACTCCACTGATTAAATATGCCAATGAACACGACGGCATCATCACCGACCAAGTCCTTGGCTGCTACCTGCACGGCCTATTTGACTCCAGCGCAGCATTAACATCATTACTCGCATGGGCTGGCCACCAATTCGCAGAAGTCGTTGATCACCAACAGCTGCTGGAGCAAGAAATAGACCGCCTTAGCGATGCGCTAGACCAAGCTATAGACTGGAAAAAAGCAAAACAAGCAGATCTAAATATCTCTTAG
- a CDS encoding ABC transporter ATP-binding protein, with protein sequence MSHLSLSSLAIQQGERLLCQDLNLEINQGESWLILGENGCGKSTLLATLAAWLKPAAGKIQLKQRPLKEWAGHERAKQIAWLSQQDDCPFPLSVIEKVLSGRHPHQGPWDWESQDDLRLADEQLARLDLSDLKHRDLATLSGGERRRASLAATLAQQAPLILLDEPLSQLDLRHQQQALSVLREENQAGRTLLMISHDPNHAQQWASHVLLMFGDGQWLAGPASEIMNSKNLSALYRTEIRSANIEGQEWFIPLPR encoded by the coding sequence GTGAGCCATTTATCACTTAGCTCCTTAGCGATTCAGCAGGGTGAGCGCCTGCTTTGCCAAGATTTAAACCTTGAAATTAATCAAGGCGAAAGCTGGCTTATTTTGGGTGAAAATGGCTGTGGCAAAAGCACCTTACTCGCCACACTGGCGGCATGGCTCAAGCCTGCAGCGGGCAAGATCCAGCTCAAGCAACGGCCATTAAAAGAATGGGCCGGCCATGAGCGTGCCAAACAAATCGCCTGGCTTAGCCAACAGGATGACTGCCCTTTTCCCTTATCCGTCATCGAAAAAGTGCTCAGCGGCCGCCACCCTCATCAGGGGCCATGGGATTGGGAAAGCCAGGATGATCTGCGCCTCGCCGATGAACAATTAGCAAGGCTGGATCTAAGCGATCTAAAACACCGCGATCTTGCCACGCTATCAGGAGGCGAGCGCCGCCGGGCCAGCCTTGCCGCGACGCTCGCTCAGCAAGCGCCATTGATTTTACTGGATGAACCCTTGTCCCAGCTCGATCTACGCCACCAGCAACAAGCTTTATCCGTATTGCGCGAAGAAAACCAAGCAGGCAGAACCCTGCTGATGATCAGCCATGACCCCAACCACGCCCAGCAATGGGCAAGCCATGTGCTGCTGATGTTTGGCGATGGCCAATGGCTGGCAGGGCCTGCCTCAGAGATCATGAATAGTAAGAACCTCAGCGCGCTCTACCGCACCGAAATACGCAGTGCCAACATCGAAGGGCAGGAGTGGTTTATTCCTCTGCCTCGCTAA
- a CDS encoding FecCD family ABC transporter permease — MKHSRLTPARLTLTLLVLSALLLITVVLSLCFGSTSYRPWQLLGNGPDAALARDVVLELRLPRTLAAIAVGGLLALAGALQQVLLRNPLADPYILGTSGGASVGALLALLLGAGVGTVNLAACCGALLSITLVFILARKDHSSSQARLLLTGVAIASFCGALSSLLLSLAPDGLLRGMVFWMLGDLAGARWQLALPLLLALLLLVWPLARQLNVLSQGAQTAHALGANTRKLQWLLYFVAAAATAIAVTTAGMIGFIGLIVPHALRLVLGHDQRLLLPAVALTGGTVLLAADITSRIILAPQQLPVGVITALAGVPVFLWLLQHRGAAR; from the coding sequence ATGAAGCATTCCCGCCTCACCCCGGCCAGACTTACCCTCACGCTGCTTGTGCTCAGTGCCCTGCTATTGATCACCGTTGTCCTTAGCCTCTGCTTTGGCAGCACCAGCTATCGCCCTTGGCAATTACTGGGTAATGGGCCTGATGCCGCACTGGCCCGTGATGTGGTGCTGGAGCTGCGCCTGCCGCGCACCTTGGCCGCCATTGCCGTCGGTGGCCTGCTGGCTTTGGCCGGAGCCTTACAACAAGTTTTACTCAGAAACCCGCTTGCCGATCCTTACATCCTTGGCACATCAGGCGGGGCCAGCGTTGGGGCCTTGCTGGCGCTGCTGTTAGGAGCGGGGGTCGGCACGGTCAACTTAGCCGCCTGCTGTGGTGCCTTGCTCAGTATTACGCTGGTGTTTATCCTGGCACGCAAAGATCACTCCAGCAGCCAAGCACGCTTACTTCTCACAGGGGTGGCGATTGCCTCTTTCTGTGGGGCACTATCGAGCTTATTACTCAGCCTTGCACCCGATGGCCTCTTGCGCGGCATGGTGTTCTGGATGTTGGGTGATTTGGCCGGGGCACGTTGGCAACTGGCCTTACCACTGCTTTTAGCGCTACTTTTACTCGTCTGGCCCTTGGCGCGTCAGCTTAATGTACTCAGCCAGGGCGCTCAAACCGCCCATGCACTCGGGGCTAATACGCGTAAATTGCAATGGTTGCTTTACTTTGTCGCAGCCGCAGCAACGGCCATCGCTGTGACCACTGCGGGGATGATTGGTTTTATCGGCTTAATCGTTCCGCACGCCTTGCGGCTGGTTTTAGGCCACGATCAACGCCTGCTCTTACCCGCCGTTGCGCTCACAGGCGGCACGGTCCTGCTTGCCGCTGATATCACTTCGCGGATTATTCTGGCCCCGCAACAACTACCCGTTGGGGTGATTACCGCGCTGGCAGGAGTACCCGTGTTTCTATGGCTATTACAACATCGAGGGGCCGCACGGTGA
- a CDS encoding cobalamin-binding protein has translation MKIIALISSLLLALNAAASVSVKDDRGQDITLAKPAQRIISLAPHATEDLFAIGAGKLIVGAVNYSDYPPEANKIERIGGYNGFDLERIRALKPDLIVAWQSGNPAKQLAQIETLGLPVFYTFSKKLEDVPTVMERLGVLTAKESEAQAAASKYRNSLAALEKKYAGKKPIRVFYQVWDRPLMTINREQIISDAMRLCGGVNVFADLPALVPTIDDEAVLAANPDVIITSGEPGVKDSWLNRWKRWPNLKANKHLYILPKDLLSRMGPRLVEGTAKLCEAIDKAR, from the coding sequence ATGAAAATCATCGCCCTTATCAGTAGCCTGCTACTGGCCTTAAATGCAGCGGCCAGCGTCAGTGTAAAAGACGACCGTGGCCAAGACATCACCTTAGCCAAGCCAGCACAACGCATCATCAGCCTAGCCCCGCACGCCACCGAAGACTTGTTTGCCATCGGCGCAGGCAAGTTGATTGTTGGCGCGGTGAATTACAGCGATTACCCGCCAGAAGCGAACAAGATCGAGCGCATCGGTGGTTACAACGGCTTTGATCTGGAACGCATCCGCGCCCTTAAGCCCGATCTCATCGTGGCCTGGCAAAGCGGCAACCCCGCCAAGCAGCTGGCACAAATCGAAACCCTCGGCCTGCCCGTTTTTTATACTTTCTCTAAAAAACTGGAAGACGTGCCCACGGTGATGGAACGTTTAGGCGTGTTAACCGCCAAAGAAAGCGAAGCGCAGGCAGCCGCCAGCAAATACCGCAACAGCCTTGCCGCACTAGAGAAAAAATACGCGGGCAAAAAGCCAATCCGTGTTTTCTATCAGGTATGGGACAGGCCCTTGATGACGATTAACCGCGAGCAAATTATCTCTGATGCGATGCGCCTCTGTGGTGGTGTGAACGTCTTTGCCGACTTGCCTGCACTGGTGCCCACCATCGACGACGAGGCCGTGCTCGCCGCTAATCCGGATGTGATCATCACCAGCGGCGAGCCGGGGGTGAAAGACAGCTGGCTGAATCGCTGGAAACGCTGGCCTAATCTGAAAGCCAATAAACACCTCTACATCCTGCCCAAAGACCTGCTTAGCCGCATGGGGCCAAGATTGGTAGAAGGCACCGCCAAACTTTGCGAAGCCATTGATAAAGCGCGTTAA
- a CDS encoding cobyrinate a,c-diamide synthase: MVSAATLLIAAPSSGSGKTTITAALAWHHRRLGRRVKVFKCGPDFLDPMLLSYASGAPVDNLDLWMVGEDLCRQMLADAAQDADVILIEAVMGLFDGEPSAADLATRLGLPVLAIIDASAMAQTFGALAFGLAHYKSDLPFYGVLANKVAGDRHAQMLQESAKTEHWQGWLGKHEALPERHLGLVLPNEISDLAQKLDALADALASQPIAALPRVIDYSSSTRPALAPLLAGKRIAIARDTAFCFIYPANLTCLSEMGAELVFFSPLAHEALPDADALYLPGGYPELHAATLAAHPSIAADLRHWLAADKPVFAECGGMLALCELLTLSDGTSHKMWGVLDATATMQKRLSALGMQAFDLGAGKLRGHTFHYSTLQSTLPPLTHATPCRLGSSGEAIYRQGSLTASYVHAWMRSNPAASAALFGYSQ, translated from the coding sequence ATGGTAAGCGCCGCTACTCTGCTGATTGCAGCGCCTTCTTCAGGCAGTGGTAAAACCACCATCACGGCAGCGCTAGCCTGGCATCATCGCCGCTTGGGCCGCAGGGTGAAGGTTTTTAAATGCGGGCCGGATTTCCTAGACCCGATGCTGCTGAGCTACGCCAGTGGCGCGCCGGTAGATAATCTGGATTTGTGGATGGTCGGCGAGGACTTATGCCGCCAGATGCTGGCCGATGCGGCGCAAGACGCCGATGTCATTCTAATCGAAGCCGTAATGGGCCTCTTTGATGGCGAGCCTTCTGCCGCAGATTTAGCCACGCGGCTTGGATTGCCTGTGCTGGCCATTATTGATGCCAGCGCCATGGCGCAAACCTTTGGCGCGCTGGCTTTTGGGCTGGCGCATTACAAAAGCGATCTGCCCTTTTATGGCGTGCTGGCGAATAAAGTAGCAGGCGATCGCCACGCACAAATGTTGCAAGAATCGGCCAAAACTGAGCATTGGCAAGGCTGGCTGGGCAAACACGAAGCCCTGCCCGAGCGGCATTTAGGCCTAGTGCTGCCGAATGAAATTTCTGATTTGGCGCAAAAACTCGACGCACTGGCCGATGCCCTAGCTAGCCAGCCGATTGCAGCTTTGCCGCGAGTCATCGATTACAGCAGCTCTACACGCCCAGCTTTAGCCCCGCTGCTGGCAGGTAAACGCATCGCCATCGCTCGTGATACTGCCTTTTGCTTTATTTACCCAGCCAATTTAACTTGTCTGAGCGAAATGGGCGCAGAGCTGGTGTTTTTCTCACCGCTTGCGCATGAAGCGTTGCCGGATGCCGACGCACTCTATTTGCCCGGCGGTTACCCTGAGCTGCACGCTGCAACGCTCGCCGCTCATCCCAGCATTGCCGCCGATTTACGCCACTGGCTGGCCGCAGATAAGCCGGTATTTGCCGAATGCGGCGGCATGCTGGCACTTTGCGAATTGCTAACGCTCAGCGATGGCACATCACATAAAATGTGGGGCGTTTTAGACGCCACAGCCACCATGCAAAAACGCCTTTCGGCCCTTGGTATGCAAGCTTTTGACTTAGGTGCGGGCAAATTACGCGGCCACACGTTTCACTACTCAACATTGCAAAGCACACTGCCGCCGCTGACCCATGCCACGCCCTGCCGCTTGGGCAGTAGTGGTGAGGCCATTTACCGCCAAGGCAGCCTCACCGCCAGCTATGTGCATGCATGGATGAGGAGCAACCCTGCCGCCAGCGCCGCCCTTTTTGGATATTCCCAATGA
- the cobO gene encoding cob(I)yrinic acid a,c-diamide adenosyltransferase translates to MTINTERNARHAARMARKKAVIDAHIAEANIDTGIMILLTGNGKGKSSSAFGMVARAIGHGLKVGVVQFIKNRTDTGEEALLGKHCEWHVMGDGFTWETQNFEADKARSEEAWAMAAKMLNDPSYDVVVLDELTYCLSYKYLDKDIIIKDIESRPEMQHVVVTGRAAVAELHDIADTVTVLNDEKHAYKAGIRAQKGLEW, encoded by the coding sequence ATGACCATCAACACCGAACGCAATGCCCGCCACGCCGCCCGTATGGCGCGTAAAAAAGCCGTCATCGATGCGCACATCGCCGAAGCCAATATCGACACCGGCATCATGATTTTGCTCACCGGCAATGGCAAAGGTAAATCATCCTCCGCCTTTGGCATGGTCGCGCGCGCCATTGGCCACGGGCTTAAAGTGGGCGTAGTGCAGTTTATTAAAAACCGCACCGATACCGGCGAAGAAGCCCTGCTCGGCAAGCATTGCGAATGGCATGTGATGGGCGATGGCTTTACTTGGGAAACACAGAATTTTGAAGCTGACAAAGCGCGCTCAGAAGAAGCATGGGCGATGGCGGCCAAAATGCTCAACGACCCAAGCTACGATGTGGTGGTCTTGGATGAGCTGACTTACTGCCTGAGCTACAAATATTTGGATAAAGACATCATTATTAAAGACATCGAATCCCGCCCAGAAATGCAGCATGTGGTGGTCACTGGCCGTGCCGCAGTAGCAGAGCTACACGATATTGCCGACACCGTAACCGTACTCAACGATGAAAAACACGCTTATAAAGCCGGCATCAGGGCGCAAAAGGGTTTGGAATGGTAA
- a CDS encoding ABC transporter substrate-binding protein — protein sequence MNTPTKIACLSSETVDVLYALGQQHHIAGISAFSRHPEGVTKQHPIICGFSSAKVEKILAVKPDLVLAYSSLQGEMVKECILAGLEVHFFNQKSLAGIFNMIATLGRLLDCQPAATALLADLQTQIEAARAKAATFKSRPKVYFEEWHDPLYTGIRWVSELIEIAGGDDIFSQLSHATRAKDRTVSPEQIIAAQPDIIIGSWCGQPFDADAVRARPDWKSIPAIANNQLFEVASHDLLVPGIAAIRDGLPKIQKMIADWQLNTKPTS from the coding sequence ATGAACACCCCTACAAAAATCGCCTGTCTTTCCAGCGAAACCGTGGATGTTTTATACGCACTCGGCCAGCAGCATCACATCGCGGGCATTAGCGCTTTTTCGCGCCACCCTGAGGGCGTCACCAAGCAGCACCCGATTATTTGTGGCTTTTCCAGCGCCAAAGTCGAGAAAATCCTCGCAGTAAAGCCCGATCTGGTGCTGGCGTATTCCAGCCTGCAAGGCGAGATGGTCAAAGAATGCATCTTGGCCGGTCTGGAAGTGCACTTTTTTAACCAAAAAAGCCTGGCTGGTATTTTCAATATGATCGCTACGCTGGGCCGCCTGCTCGATTGCCAGCCCGCCGCTACGGCGCTACTTGCTGATCTACAGACCCAGATCGAAGCCGCCCGCGCCAAAGCAGCAACTTTCAAATCGCGGCCTAAAGTCTATTTTGAAGAATGGCACGACCCGCTCTACACCGGCATCCGCTGGGTTTCTGAGCTAATCGAGATTGCCGGTGGCGACGATATTTTTAGCCAGCTATCGCACGCTACCCGCGCCAAAGATCGCACCGTCAGCCCGGAGCAAATCATTGCCGCCCAGCCGGATATCATCATCGGCAGCTGGTGCGGCCAACCCTTCGATGCCGATGCCGTACGGGCAAGGCCAGACTGGAAATCCATACCCGCCATTGCCAACAATCAACTATTCGAAGTAGCCAGCCACGACCTCCTCGTCCCCGGCATCGCCGCGATTCGAGATGGCTTACCCAAAATTCAAAAAATGATTGCTGATTGGCAGTTGAACACAAAACCCACTTCTTGA